A part of Roseofilum casamattae BLCC-M143 genomic DNA contains:
- a CDS encoding Piwi domain-containing protein, translating into MSQTNIFLSEVFSVFLTNPNRSCFRLYPEVNRKVGNRFSWRFSQQFPHVIVIWLNGYFWILAKPGEILPTPSQWQEAISSIQEGLRDDIGNLNYTYQDGGELNVNPNAEAQLASRILKMSFTFSAPRSFSKNKVEVKREIEFWPDTIQINNITVPALTLTIKSNFYYQGDLAQFYNDRPQRYEPEKLLIGLRVKDIASKSSAKITGLSGTIGDRREELLQKATGRLSRQKLREAPDEQPIVSVRFGKSSRPFDYAMGALLPCVTEDTAERFQVNYGELLIATKVPYSERQTLLQRSREQAARTLAEYGFELRKNINSKSYEQLFLVPELNLEETQILFGNNLSLKKKKLLSGLSQGGVYRRHEDFQDRDRPIRIGIFRVCDRPVQRFYNELKQRLNRYHFQVVLPQENIKKVSVRGLSGPEARAKTEEALEDLMNLSVDLVIVFLPEHGLDDETPDEGSLYMWLYSRLVRRQIPTQIMREDTLNNPNDYPFIINQVALGILTKLGNLLFILAEPLEIADCFLGFDISRQPNQRSPGSRNACASVRIYDKQGAFIRYCTDDAIVEGEEIPQQVIETFLPRADLQNKTVLIYRDGLFRGREIDRLLTRAKAINAKFILVECRKSNVPRLYSFGSSRSTDFSKKLMAPPRGLALKLSDREVILVTTKLHSEKIGVPRPLRLKICARGEQVSVESLVETTLKLTLLHHGALQEPRLPIPLYGSDRIAKLRLQGIYPGSPDGDRQFWL; encoded by the coding sequence ATGTCTCAAACTAATATTTTTTTAAGTGAAGTTTTTTCTGTTTTTCTCACCAACCCCAACCGATCTTGTTTTCGCCTATATCCGGAAGTCAATCGCAAAGTAGGCAATCGCTTTAGTTGGCGTTTCAGCCAGCAATTTCCCCATGTTATTGTTATTTGGCTGAATGGTTATTTTTGGATTTTAGCTAAACCTGGAGAAATACTCCCCACGCCGTCGCAATGGCAGGAAGCCATTTCTAGCATTCAAGAAGGGTTGCGCGATGATATTGGCAATCTCAATTATACTTATCAAGACGGTGGTGAATTAAATGTTAATCCGAATGCGGAAGCGCAATTAGCGTCTCGGATATTGAAGATGAGCTTTACGTTTTCGGCTCCCAGATCGTTCTCAAAAAACAAAGTCGAGGTAAAGCGCGAGATCGAGTTTTGGCCGGACACTATCCAAATCAATAATATCACAGTTCCGGCATTAACCTTAACCATTAAAAGCAATTTCTATTATCAAGGAGATCTTGCCCAATTCTATAACGATCGTCCTCAGCGATACGAGCCAGAAAAATTGTTAATTGGTCTCAGAGTTAAGGACATTGCAAGTAAGAGTTCTGCCAAAATCACGGGTTTATCGGGAACCATTGGCGATCGCAGAGAAGAACTATTACAAAAAGCGACAGGTAGACTGAGTCGCCAGAAACTCAGAGAAGCTCCCGACGAGCAACCCATTGTTTCGGTTCGCTTTGGTAAAAGTTCGCGACCGTTTGATTATGCCATGGGAGCTTTATTGCCTTGCGTCACTGAGGATACTGCCGAGCGGTTTCAGGTCAACTATGGCGAACTGCTTATAGCGACTAAAGTTCCTTATTCCGAACGTCAAACTCTGCTGCAACGCTCTCGCGAACAAGCCGCGCGGACATTAGCCGAATATGGATTTGAACTGCGAAAAAACATTAATAGCAAATCCTACGAACAGTTGTTTTTGGTACCCGAACTCAATCTAGAAGAAACCCAGATTTTATTTGGTAACAATCTAAGTCTCAAAAAAAAGAAACTTTTATCGGGACTCTCTCAAGGTGGAGTTTATCGCCGTCATGAAGACTTTCAGGATCGCGATCGCCCCATTCGTATCGGTATTTTTAGAGTTTGCGATCGCCCGGTGCAACGCTTTTACAACGAACTAAAACAACGATTAAATCGCTACCATTTCCAGGTGGTTTTACCGCAAGAAAATATAAAAAAAGTTTCCGTTCGCGGTCTCTCCGGACCAGAAGCGAGAGCGAAGACCGAAGAAGCACTTGAAGATCTGATGAACCTTTCTGTGGATCTGGTTATTGTCTTCTTACCAGAACATGGTTTAGATGACGAAACTCCAGATGAAGGAAGCTTGTACATGTGGCTCTATTCTCGCCTCGTGCGCAGACAAATTCCGACGCAAATTATGCGCGAAGATACTCTCAACAACCCAAACGATTATCCCTTCATTATAAACCAAGTTGCCCTCGGAATTTTAACTAAATTAGGAAATTTACTGTTTATTCTTGCCGAACCTTTAGAAATTGCCGACTGTTTTCTCGGTTTTGATATTTCCAGACAACCCAATCAGCGATCGCCGGGAAGCCGCAATGCTTGCGCGAGCGTCCGCATTTACGATAAACAGGGAGCCTTTATCCGCTATTGTACTGACGATGCGATCGTGGAAGGCGAAGAAATACCGCAACAGGTTATCGAAACTTTTCTACCGAGAGCTGACTTGCAAAATAAAACCGTTTTAATCTATCGAGATGGTCTATTTCGCGGCAGAGAAATCGATCGTTTATTAACGCGAGCGAAGGCGATTAATGCGAAATTTATTCTGGTTGAATGTCGTAAATCTAATGTCCCTAGACTGTATAGTTTTGGTTCTTCGCGATCGACGGATTTCTCAAAGAAATTAATGGCACCTCCGCGAGGATTAGCCTTAAAACTCTCCGATCGCGAAGTTATCTTAGTCACGACTAAACTTCATTCCGAAAAAATAGGAGTTCCCCGTCCCCTGCGTCTGAAAATTTGCGCGCGAGGCGAACAAGTTTCCGTAGAAAGCTTAGTTGAAACGACATTAAAGCTAACTTTATTACATCACGGTGCTCTGCAAGAACCCCGTCTACCCATTCCTTTATATGGTTCCGATCGCATTGCCAAATTACGATTGCAAGGCATCTATCCCGGATCTCCCGACGGCGATCGCCAATTTTGGCTGTAA